ACAACTGTAGCATTTTGGCGACTGGCGATCGACCAAATAGTTTCTGTACGAATATCTCTGGCATCGTAAAGGGTAAAAAAGACATCCCCTGCTTTTTCTTCAGCACGAATAAAGTCGTAGACACCGTGATTTCCGGGAGTTCGACCAGTCATGATAGAAACCCAAGCTGGAGGAGTCAGAGGATTAGGAGTAGAAAGCAATTTAGCCCGCGCACCGTTTTCAATAAACTGTTTCAAAAAGGGCATTGTCACACCTACATCCGGTAGGTCACGGATCATCTCATTGATAACGGTGAAAGTCGCACCATCTAATCCTATAAATAATGTTTTTGTCATCACACCCCTCCGTTTAATTGGCTTGAAACAAAATTCACTAGCTGTCCTACGCTTAAGTCATCAACGTAACGACCATCCTGCATTAACAATCGAGCAAAGCCAAATTTCTGCTTGAAATGGTCTTCTATAGCAACAACAAAATGGATGATATCGATAGAGGCAAAGCTGAGGTCTGTTACTAGCTGGGTATCAAGACTGATCTCATCAGATTCCAAATCCCAGTCTTGGATGATGTCTTTGAGGATATCAATAATTGTTGATTGAATCGGAGAGTCTATGGCTTGCATAAAGGTTGTTGTGAAAGAAATTTGTGAGTAAGTAGGTTGGCACAAAATAAAGTTAATTAGTTGGGACCGTCATTTGTCATTTGTTATTACTTCACACTTAGGTGTGCTGACAGATAGCCAATACTTCGCGATCGCCGTAACAAAGCTGGACGACAAATGATTCACCACCGTAGTTGACAGTGGTCCACTGTCCATCACTGGAAACGTGGGTAATTAACCACTGCGTCGGATTGCCTTGCAGTCCTGTACCTAGTGCTTGGGCGACAGCTTCCTTAGCAGACCACAGCCCGGTGATGCTACTCTGGTGTCGTTGTGGCAGTCGTTGCAGTTCGGATTTACTGAAGGCAGTAGCCATTAAGTCTTCAATACGCAAAGAGTCAAAATGCTTAATATCAATACCGATAGATTTTCCTGAGTGTGCGATCGCTGCGACTACAAAACCTTGACTGTGACTGATGGCAACCTCTGGTAAAACTCCTGCCATCGCCTCCAACTCTGGACAACGGACAACAGGCTTACCTGTGATAGTGCTAATAACTTCGATATCAATCGGGGCAAGTTCCAAATTAAAGTTTTGCTTTGCCCACTGACGGACGGCATCTTTAGCAGCAATGCAACCAATTAACCAATCCGTACGTTCTGTCCCTTTTTCTGGTAGATTGTACCAGAAAAGGCGTTCTGATTCATTCAGCATGAGATGTGCTAGAACACGTTTCCAAATACTCCAAGAATCATCTAGAAAATGTTCTGGGAAGGGTTCAATCCGTCGCACCACCATTTGAGTTTCTGCTTGTAGCCAAGCATCTGATAAATAAGCTGTTTGGGGATGCAAGCGACATTGGTAATATCTATGTGGCACGCTAAAATAACGGTCTTGCCATCCTTCTAGACGAGCGATTACCCGACCTGTGACATCCAGAAAATCAAAGCTAGCCTCAGTTTGCCACTCACTAGTAAAACGCATTAAGCCCCGACACAACACTGCACTGTTGGGCGGTAGGGGTAATACGTACTGATGAAATGCCCGTACTTGGAAGGGAAAACATTAAAATCTGTGCCAAACTGTTCCGAAACCCAGTACCCGACTAATTGTCCAGCAGCATCAAGCAAACCTGCATCTATTTGAAAAATTGGCTGTTGGGTATTACTGAAGAAATCTTCAATAGCGATCGCTTCCAAATCAGCTTCGATTCCCTGTAAACCCCATTGGCGAATGTGCTTCACACCTTGGAAACGTGGGCCATGGAACATCCCGGTGCGGTACAAATCGGCATCAGACCAACGGGAAGGTGCAGGTGTCTCGATGTGAAAAAGCATTGGTGAAGGCGATGCTGGAAACTGATTTGCCAGACGTACATTACCCTCAAATACCAAGTGATCGATAGTGCTGCCT
Above is a genomic segment from Fischerella sp. JS2 containing:
- a CDS encoding acyl carrier protein, with translation MQAIDSPIQSTIIDILKDIIQDWDLESDEISLDTQLVTDLSFASIDIIHFVVAIEDHFKQKFGFARLLMQDGRYVDDLSVGQLVNFVSSQLNGGV